A genomic stretch from Psilocybe cubensis strain MGC-MH-2018 chromosome 1, whole genome shotgun sequence includes:
- a CDS encoding Protein EARLY FLOWERING 5, whose protein sequence is MAKKSLNPADAHRKALRKKELKKNKAERSKARDFALVKKDTTDLENTIKEFEESRADPVKLAELKAELEKINKKKAEYVAEHPEQRRLVYRRRKEGEPEPELPTKKKRNLFNKNGLPRHPERSIYYDPIMNPFGVAPPGMPYLERALLPGEVDSEAEEDEDEDDDDDDVPLPQGLPPGTEEVHSDDDIPMPDGPLPGREVNEDEDENMLPPLSHPLPVGLPPPPPSGLPSNTGPGSTLPPPPPPPPGFQIVGGPMPFPPPPPPFPPGFNTAALPNSYPPPPPGPPGWSGSIPLPPPPPGFSQFLQTSIPPFPPNAFPPPPPKFLPRNQSASAMQDPLSSVPHQTFQAHRASQLAPPHPSLPANPNPKATPTLPPNPSLPPRPTAAAELAAATVFSAPQLRDFKKEATAFVPTAVKRKKAPAGSSSKVNAAPVINSSAPLVEDSGDAETSPARPDLVNALKNQFGPAPPKPTTPMKSAKSDYDKFVEEMGDILDPKLPLGPVDDPTKSYLEVREDAGPQDLVWFPRGAITECGERASMSPTGTAILLRPRPYASFSGALLLLPLLPQPKPVKPLPSEIWSEIFEFAFAGYSGRSGTKPWAWSTLTISKSFSALILPLLYASINLSNIKSIELFSNQLHIADRKWDSIRRIPYSTPGRWVQSLDLSELTFEGQAQAVLLDRILTRLFPLIPFLSTLSINPAFVLSSGALLSLARREGSINLRSISGLSYIPPQNAEPDLDPFVQLLRLTPNLEILIVIGQGLDPTELEIPFQGVELPSMTNFVPLSLPKLQVLSILSMHSSPLMLALLHSPLPRLRKLTLTPYEDIPYPASLASHFIDIHGSRLTSLLLFTPKSWPTRLRPSPTNLLACAPDLNHLSLEIPLPPLTLSDKHGLKILSIPRPTAEFWRVLERLLPLLPNLAVLHTRDIRWLPKGISNVAQEAGVQGEMKEWKRRLGRRRIQLLDCDWQ, encoded by the exons AACAAGGCCGAGCGTTCTAAAGCTCGTGATTTTGCACTAGTGAAGAAAGATACTACAG ATCTTGAGAATACTATCAAGGAATTCGAAGAGAGTCGCGCAGACCCTGTCAAACTCGCGGAATTAAAGGCAGAACTcgaaaaaatcaacaaaaagaaagccgaataTGTTGCAGAACATCCCGAGCAAAGGCGACTGGTGTATCGACGACGTAAAGAAGGAGAGCCTGAGCCTGAACTGCCTACCAAGAAGAAACGCAATCTATTCAACAAAAATGGCCTTCCTCGTCACCCAGAACGCAGTATCTACTATGACCCAATCATGAATCCATTTGGAGTTGCTCCTCCTGGAATGCCATACCTAGAAAGAG CGTTACTACCTGGTGAGGTGGACAGCGAAGCCGAGGAAG atgaggatgaggacgatgacgatgacgatgttcCATTGCCTCAGGGTCTTCCGCCTGGTACAGAAGAAGTTCATAGTGACGACGATATCCCGATGCCGGATGGACCCCTACCGGGTCGAGAAGTAAATGAAG ACGAAGATGAAAACATGTTGCCTCCGTTATCTCATCCCCTTCCCGTAGGAttacctccgcctccgccttctGGCTTGCCTTCAAATactggtccgggaagtacATTACCTCCCCCGCCCCCACCTCCTCCCGGATTCCAAATTGTGGGTGGACCTATGCCattccctccccctcctccccctttTCCTCCGGGATTTAATACGGCTGCACTACCTAATTCgtacccaccaccacctcctggACCTCCTGGATGGAGTGGCAGTATCCcccttccaccaccgcctcctGGTTTCTCTCAATTTCTGCAGACTTCgattcctccttttcctccaaATGCgtttcctccccctcctcctaaaTTTTTACCTCGAAATCAAAGTGCATCTGCAATGCAAGATCCCTTATCGTCTGTTCCTCATCAAACTTTCCAAGCCCATAGAGCCAGCCAACTTGCTCCTCCCCATCCTTCTCTGCCCGCTAATCCCAATCCAAAGGCTACTCCAACCCTGCCGCCTAACCCTTCATTACCTCCCAGACCGACGGCGGCTGCAGAGTTGGCGGCTGCAACAGTTTTTTCTGCACCTCAACTTCGTGACTTTAAGAAGGAAGCGACTGCGTTTGTTCCTACGGCTGTAAAGCGTAAGAAAGCGCCAGCTGGTTCTAGTTCTAAAGTCAATGCTGCACCTGTGATTAACTCGTCAGCACCATTGGTCGAAGACTCAGGAGATGCTGAGACTTCACCTGCTCGGCCCGATCTTGTAAATGCTCTCAAGAACCAATTTGGACCTGCTCCTCCGAAACCTACGACACCTATGAAGTCTGCAAAGAGTGACTACGATAAATTTGTGGAGGAAATGGGAGATATTTTAGACCCGAA ACTTCCACTTGGGCCAGTGGACGACCC TACTAAATCTTACCTTGAAGTAAGGGAGGATGCAGGCCCTCAAGATCTTGTTTGGTTCCCACGCGGGGCAATTACGGAATGTGGGGAACG AGCCTCCATGAGCCCAACCGGAACTGCGATTCTTCTCCGACCAAGACCATATGCCAGCTTTTCGGGGgcccttctcctccttcccttACTACCCCAGCCAAAACCAGTGAAACCTCTGCCATCTGAGATATGGTCAGAGATATTTGAGTTTGCCTTCGCTGGGTATTCGGGGAGGAGCGGAACAAAACCATGGGCTTGGTCTACCTTGACGATTTCCAAAAGCTTTAGT GCACTAATTCTCCCTCTACTTTACGCGTCTATCAACCTTTCTAATATCAAAAGCATTGAATTGTTTTCCAACCAACTCCATATTGCGGACCGCAAATGGGACTCTATACGACGCATCCCTTACTCAACACCTGGACGATGGGTCCAAAGCTTAGATCTTTCGGAACTAACTTTTGAGGGTCAAGCCCAAGCTGTTCTTCTTGATAGGATCCTCACACGCCTATTTCCCTTGATCCCATTCCTCTCAACACTCTCTATCAACCCTGCTTTCGTTTTGAGTAGCGGAGCATTGTTGTCGTTGGCGCGACGAGAAGGCTCGATCAATCTTCGGTCCATCTCTGGTCTTAGTTATATCCCCCCACAGAACGCCGAACCGGACCTAGACCCCTTCGTGCAGCTTCTCAGACTCACCCCCAACCTGGAAATATTGATTGTCATCGGTCAGGGACTGGACCCTACCGAACTTGAGATTCCATTCCAAGGAGTAGAATTACCCTCTATGACAAACTTTGTGCCTCTTTCTCTCCCTAAACTGCAGGTGTTATCAATTTTATCAATGCACTCCTCGCCTCTCATGCTCGCTCTACTTCATTCACCTCTTCCTCGTTTACGGAAACTAACTTTGACTCCCTACGAGGATATTCCGTATCCAGCGTCTTTGGCTTCACATTTCATTGACATTCATGGGTCCCGCTTGACTTCTCTACTGCTATTTACGCCTAAGTCGTGGCCGACGCGGCTGCGCCCCTCACCAACAAACTTACTGGCATGTGCACCTGATCTTAATCACCTTTCATTGGAAattcctcttcctccgttAACTCTTTCCGATAAACATGGCCTCAAGATTCTCTCCATTCCTCGCCCAACGGCCGAGTTCTGGCGAGTTCTTGAACGACTTCTCCCTTTACTTCCCAACCTAGCAGTACTACATACAAGGGACATACGTTGGCTGCCAAAGGGTATTTCGAACGTGGCACAGGAGGCTGGAGTTCAGGGAGAAATGAAAGAATGGAAACGACGCCTTGGCCGAAGGCGAATCCAGCTCCTTGATTGTGACTGGCAATAA